The proteins below come from a single Crossiella sp. CA-258035 genomic window:
- a CDS encoding alpha/beta fold hydrolase: MPPTARVREWPVQTPRALVVLLHGGREHSHGRPHRGRLTYLRMLPFAKELHRAGGRHGLLVWLLRYRFRGWNAPALDAVADARWALAQARQRHPGLPVVLVGHSMGGRAALRVADDPAVRGVAALAPWLPAGEPVADLAGTSVLIAHGDRERWTDPRLSFDYAVRARDRAERVCRFDVHGDNHAMLRRAAEWTALVRRFVFGVLGIGPWDSELARAFALPAPDGLRVPLAGVRA; the protein is encoded by the coding sequence ATGCCCCCAACAGCACGGGTGCGGGAGTGGCCAGTCCAGACTCCCCGCGCGCTGGTGGTCCTGTTGCACGGCGGCCGTGAGCACAGCCACGGCCGCCCGCACCGGGGCCGCCTGACCTACCTGCGGATGCTGCCCTTCGCCAAGGAGCTGCACCGCGCGGGCGGGCGGCACGGCCTGCTGGTCTGGCTGCTGCGCTACCGCTTCCGTGGCTGGAACGCCCCGGCGCTGGACGCCGTCGCGGACGCTCGCTGGGCACTCGCCCAGGCGCGGCAACGGCATCCGGGGCTGCCGGTGGTGCTCGTCGGTCACTCCATGGGCGGGCGGGCCGCGCTGCGGGTGGCCGATGATCCCGCGGTGCGCGGGGTCGCGGCGCTCGCGCCCTGGCTGCCTGCCGGTGAGCCGGTGGCCGACCTGGCAGGCACCTCGGTGCTCATCGCGCACGGGGACCGGGAGCGGTGGACCGATCCGAGGCTGTCCTTCGACTACGCGGTGCGGGCCAGGGACCGGGCGGAGCGGGTATGCCGGTTCGACGTGCACGGGGACAACCACGCCATGCTGCGCCGCGCGGCCGAGTGGACCGCACTGGTTCGCCGGTTCGTCTTCGGCGTCCTGGGGATCGGCCCCTGGGACAGCGAACTGGCCAGGGCGTTCGCCCTGCCCGCGCCGGACGGGCTGCGCGTGCCGCTGGCGGGGGTGCGGGCGTGA
- a CDS encoding FAD-dependent oxidoreductase, with protein MSRARVAVIGAGVAGLTAAYLLQRRFEVTLFEKEDRLGGHAHTHDLPTPDGRLAAVDSGFIVHNERTYPNLLRLFRELDVATQDSEMSMSVSCAGCGLEYAGARRLPGLFAQPGNLGNPRYLRMLAEVRRFHRHARRLLADEDTWDVTLGAFLAIGGYSRYFVEHFMLPVVSAVWSAGPELSRQYPARYLFEFLCNHGLLSVGGSHQWRTVTGGSRSYVERAAKNLAAVRTSTPVRAVHRSPDGVLVRDADDELHTFDRVVLATHADQALALLAEPTPAERAVLGAFRYSRNETWLHTDPGVLPRSALARAAWNLRKPSCSPDGGPVLVSYHMNRLMRLAEPLDYLVTLNATEAVPEHAVLAKMVYEHPVYTPESVAAQQRLPELNTGASAFAGAYHGWGFHEDGCAAGVRAALALGVRW; from the coding sequence GTGAGCCGGGCCAGGGTCGCCGTGATCGGCGCGGGCGTGGCCGGGCTGACCGCCGCCTACCTGCTGCAACGCCGCTTCGAGGTCACCCTGTTCGAGAAGGAGGACCGGCTCGGCGGGCACGCGCACACCCACGACCTGCCCACCCCTGACGGCAGGCTGGCCGCGGTGGACAGCGGGTTCATCGTGCACAACGAGCGGACCTACCCGAACCTGCTGCGGCTGTTCCGCGAACTGGACGTGGCCACCCAGGACTCGGAGATGTCGATGAGCGTCTCCTGCGCCGGTTGCGGACTGGAGTACGCGGGCGCCCGGCGACTGCCCGGCCTGTTCGCCCAGCCCGGCAACCTGGGCAACCCGCGCTACCTGCGGATGCTGGCCGAGGTCAGGCGCTTCCACCGGCACGCCCGGCGGCTGCTGGCCGATGAGGACACCTGGGACGTCACCCTGGGCGCGTTCCTGGCCATCGGCGGCTACTCGCGCTACTTCGTCGAGCACTTCATGCTGCCGGTGGTCTCCGCGGTCTGGTCGGCCGGACCGGAGCTCAGCCGCCAGTACCCGGCCCGCTACCTGTTCGAGTTCCTGTGCAACCACGGCCTGCTCTCCGTCGGCGGCAGTCACCAGTGGCGCACCGTGACCGGCGGGTCCCGGTCCTATGTGGAGCGTGCGGCGAAGAACCTGGCCGCGGTGCGCACCAGCACCCCGGTGCGCGCGGTGCACCGAAGTCCGGACGGCGTGCTGGTCCGGGACGCCGACGACGAGCTGCACACCTTCGACCGGGTGGTGCTGGCCACCCACGCCGACCAGGCGCTGGCCCTGCTGGCCGAGCCGACCCCGGCCGAGCGGGCCGTGCTGGGCGCGTTCCGCTACTCCCGCAACGAGACCTGGCTGCACACCGACCCCGGCGTGCTGCCGCGCAGCGCCCTGGCCAGGGCGGCCTGGAACCTGCGCAAGCCCTCCTGCTCGCCCGACGGCGGCCCGGTGCTGGTCAGCTACCACATGAACCGGCTGATGCGACTGGCCGAACCGCTGGACTACCTGGTCACGCTCAACGCCACCGAGGCCGTTCCCGAGCACGCGGTACTGGCCAAGATGGTCTACGAGCACCCGGTCTACACGCCGGAGTCCGTTGCGGCGCAACAACGTCTGCCCGAGCTGAACACCGGGGCGAGCGCGTTCGCCGGGGCCTACCACGGCTGGGGCTTCCACGAGGACGGCTGCGCCGCGGGAGTTCGGGCCGCGCTGGCGCTGGGCGTGCGCTGGTGA
- a CDS encoding DUF1365 domain-containing protein, producing the protein MVTALYDAEVVHVRRERVHRVLRHKVYLWLVDLDELPRLPWWLRPFARFEARDHLGSPTRTIRANVTDFLAVRGIDLRGGRVVMMANARLLGHVFNPISVFWCHRDDGALECVLAEVHNTYGERHCYVLHPDEDGRVQVDKDFYVSPFLAMGGRYQMRISRPGERVAVTITLRQQGKPPFVATLRGRRRAVTPGVLLGLLLRRPLLTHRVSALIRWHGIALWLRRVPVVRRPAHVPQEGIQ; encoded by the coding sequence CTGGTGACCGCGCTCTACGACGCCGAGGTGGTGCACGTGCGGCGGGAACGGGTGCACCGGGTGTTGCGGCACAAGGTGTACCTGTGGCTGGTCGACCTGGACGAGCTGCCCCGGCTGCCGTGGTGGCTGCGCCCGTTCGCCCGGTTCGAGGCCCGCGACCACCTGGGTTCGCCCACGCGGACGATCAGGGCCAATGTGACCGATTTCCTGGCTGTGCGCGGAATAGACCTGCGCGGCGGCCGGGTTGTCATGATGGCGAACGCACGACTGCTCGGGCACGTGTTCAACCCGATCAGCGTCTTCTGGTGCCACCGCGACGACGGTGCGCTGGAGTGCGTGCTGGCCGAGGTGCACAACACCTACGGCGAACGACACTGCTACGTGCTGCACCCCGACGAGGACGGACGGGTTCAGGTGGACAAGGACTTCTACGTCTCCCCGTTCCTGGCCATGGGCGGCCGCTACCAGATGCGGATCAGCCGACCGGGGGAGCGGGTGGCGGTCACGATCACGTTGCGCCAGCAGGGGAAACCCCCGTTCGTGGCAACCTTGCGCGGCCGGCGGCGTGCGGTCACCCCCGGTGTGCTGCTCGGTCTGCTGCTGCGGCGACCACTGCTCACCCATCGAGTGAGCGCGTTGATCCGGTGGCACGGCATAGCGCTGTGGCTGCGCCGGGTACCCGTGGTCCGCCGGCCCGCGCACGTTCCTCAGGAGGGCATCCAGTGA
- a CDS encoding cyclopropane-fatty-acyl-phospholipid synthase family protein, which translates to MTTLSAGPDARAGLGRPAADRWPGLATAPESPLRAWVAERLFRHAVRELPVRVLLAGGERLGAGGPAAPVMRILRPRDFFHRLGADAKIGFGESYLAGDWTASELADLLTPFAARMSRLVPRPLQVLRRWVDRAQPSAEKNTVDGARKNIHRHYDLSNELFSLFLDPSMTYSSAWFAGDEDLEQAQLRKIDGVLDYAGVGPGTRLLEIGTGWGALAIRAARRGAQVTSLTISPEQQRLAEQRIAEAGLSERITVRLQDYREAEGGYDAVVSVEMIEAVGREYWPVYFRTLSRLTRPGGRVAIQAITMPHERMLATSDSYTWIHKYIFPGGLLPSLESIGRNVREDTELTGAGRRPLGPHYARTLRLWRERFLANWPRIEQLGFDHTFRRMWEFYLAYSEAGFRSGYLNVWQIALSRKG; encoded by the coding sequence GTGACGACACTATCCGCTGGTCCTGACGCGCGGGCCGGGCTCGGCCGCCCGGCGGCGGACCGCTGGCCCGGCTTGGCCACCGCGCCGGAGTCCCCGCTGCGCGCGTGGGTGGCCGAACGCCTGTTCCGGCACGCGGTGCGCGAGCTGCCGGTGCGGGTGCTGCTGGCCGGCGGCGAGCGCCTCGGCGCGGGCGGACCGGCCGCCCCGGTCATGCGCATCCTGCGGCCGAGGGACTTCTTCCACCGGCTCGGCGCGGACGCCAAGATCGGCTTCGGCGAGTCCTACCTGGCCGGCGACTGGACCGCCTCGGAGCTGGCCGACCTGCTCACCCCGTTCGCCGCCCGGATGTCCCGGCTGGTCCCGCGCCCGCTCCAGGTGCTGCGGCGCTGGGTGGACCGCGCCCAGCCCAGCGCGGAGAAGAACACCGTGGACGGCGCCCGGAAGAATATTCATCGGCACTACGACCTGTCGAACGAGCTGTTCAGCCTGTTCCTGGACCCCAGCATGACCTACTCCTCGGCCTGGTTCGCCGGCGACGAGGACCTGGAGCAGGCTCAGCTTCGCAAGATCGACGGCGTGCTGGACTACGCCGGGGTCGGGCCGGGCACCCGGCTGCTGGAGATCGGCACCGGCTGGGGCGCGCTGGCCATCCGGGCCGCCCGGCGCGGCGCCCAGGTCACCTCGCTGACCATCTCACCGGAGCAGCAGCGGCTGGCCGAGCAGCGCATCGCCGAGGCCGGGCTGAGCGAGCGGATCACCGTGCGGCTGCAGGACTACCGGGAGGCCGAGGGCGGCTACGACGCGGTGGTCAGCGTGGAGATGATCGAGGCGGTCGGCCGGGAGTACTGGCCGGTGTACTTCCGCACGCTGAGCAGGCTGACCCGGCCCGGCGGACGGGTGGCGATCCAGGCGATCACCATGCCGCACGAGCGGATGCTGGCCACCAGCGACAGCTACACCTGGATCCACAAGTACATCTTCCCCGGCGGCCTGCTCCCGTCCCTGGAGTCCATCGGGCGCAACGTGCGCGAGGACACCGAGCTGACCGGCGCCGGCCGCCGGCCGCTGGGCCCGCACTACGCGCGGACCCTGCGGCTGTGGCGGGAACGGTTCCTGGCGAACTGGCCACGGATCGAGCAGCTCGGCTTCGACCACACGTTCCGCCGGATGTGGGAGTTCTACCTGGCCTACTCCGAGGCCGGGTTCCGCTCCGGCTACCTCAACGTGTGGCAGATCGCCTTGTCCCGCAAGGGTTAG
- a CDS encoding peroxiredoxin → MDAGDLVDDFELPDQDGNPRTLSGLLAEGPVVLFFYPAAMTSGCTAESCHFRDLGAEFAAVGAQRVGISADPVDKQRKFAETNAFDYPLLSDVNRTVAKQFGVARRFGPLAVKRHTFVIGTDRRVLKVIKSELRMNVHADEALAAVRAHTQR, encoded by the coding sequence ATGGACGCCGGAGACCTCGTCGACGACTTCGAGCTGCCCGACCAGGACGGCAACCCCCGCACGCTCAGCGGGCTGCTGGCCGAGGGGCCGGTGGTGCTGTTCTTCTACCCGGCCGCGATGACCTCGGGCTGCACCGCGGAGAGCTGCCACTTCCGCGACCTGGGCGCCGAGTTCGCCGCCGTCGGCGCGCAGCGGGTCGGGATCAGCGCGGACCCGGTGGACAAGCAGCGGAAGTTCGCCGAGACCAACGCCTTCGACTACCCGCTGCTCTCCGATGTGAACCGGACCGTGGCCAAGCAGTTCGGCGTGGCCCGGCGCTTCGGCCCGCTCGCGGTCAAGCGGCACACCTTCGTCATCGGCACCGACCGCAGGGTGCTCAAGGTGATCAAGAGCGAGCTGCGGATGAACGTGCACGCGGACGAGGCGCTGGCCGCCGTCCGCGCGCACACCCAGCGCTAA